The following are from one region of the Acomys russatus chromosome 32, mAcoRus1.1, whole genome shotgun sequence genome:
- the LOC127183879 gene encoding 60S ribosomal protein L12-like gives MPPRFDPNEIKVMYLSCTRGKVGSTSTLVLKIGPLGLSPKKVGGDIAKATCDWKYLRTVVKLTIHNKQAQIEVVPSASVLIIKTLREPPRDRKKQKNIKESGDITFEEIVNIARQMQHRSLARELSGTIKEILSAAQSVDCNVDGRHPHDIIADINSGAVECSANGCKPGKE, from the coding sequence ATGCCGCCCAGGTTTGACCCCAATGAGATCAAAGTCATGTACCTGAGTTGCACTAGAGGCAAGGTTGGTTCTACATCCACCTTAGTCCTCAAAATCGGTCCTCTGGGTCTATCTCCAAAAAAGGTCGGTGGTGACATTGCCAAGGCTACTTGTGACTGGAAATATCTGAGGACTGTAGTAAAACTGACCATCCACAACAAACAGGCCCAGATTGAGGTtgtgccctctgcctctgtcctgatCATCAAAACTCTCAGGGAGCCACcgagagacaggaagaagcagaagaacattaaagagagtggagacatCACTTTTGAAGAGATTGTCAACATTGCCAGGCAGATGCAGCACCGGTCTCTAGCTAGAGAGCTTTCTGGTACCATTAAAGAGATCCTGAGTGCTGCACAGTCTGTGGACTGCAATGTGGATGGCCGCCACCCTCATGACATCATAGCTGACATCAACAGTGGTGCAGTGGAATGCTCAGCTA